A window of the Scandinavium goeteborgense genome harbors these coding sequences:
- a CDS encoding amino acid aminotransferase, whose translation MFENITAAPADPILGLADLFRADDRPGKINLGIGVYKDETGKTPVLTSVKKAELYLLENETTKNYLGIDGIPEFGRCTQELLFGKGSAIVADKRARTAQTPGGTGALRVAADFLAKNTDVKRVWVSNPSWPNHKGVFNSAGLEVCEYSYYDANQHALDFDGLVSSLNQAQTGDVVLFHGCCHNPTGIDPTLEQWEQLAKLSVEKGWLPLFDFAYQGFARGLEEDAEGLRAFAAVHKELLVASSFSKNFGLYNERVGACTLVSADSETVDRAFSQMKAVIRANYSNPPAHGAAVVATILSNDALRAIWEQELTDMRQRIQRMRLLFVNTLAEKGADRDFSFITKQNGMFSFSGLTKEQVLRLREEFGVYAVASGRVNVAGMTPDNMAPLCEAIVAVL comes from the coding sequence ATGTTTGAGAACATAACCGCTGCCCCTGCCGACCCTATTCTGGGCCTGGCCGATCTGTTTCGTGCCGATGACCGCCCGGGGAAAATCAACCTCGGGATTGGTGTTTACAAAGATGAGACCGGCAAAACACCGGTTCTGACCAGCGTAAAAAAAGCGGAACTTTATCTGCTGGAAAATGAAACCACCAAGAACTACCTCGGCATTGACGGTATTCCGGAATTTGGCCGCTGCACGCAGGAGCTGCTGTTCGGGAAAGGCAGTGCGATTGTGGCTGACAAGCGTGCACGTACGGCGCAGACCCCAGGTGGCACTGGCGCACTGCGCGTAGCCGCAGATTTTCTCGCTAAAAACACTGACGTAAAACGCGTGTGGGTAAGCAACCCAAGCTGGCCGAACCACAAAGGCGTGTTTAATTCCGCCGGGCTGGAAGTGTGCGAATACAGCTATTACGACGCGAATCAACACGCTCTGGATTTTGACGGCCTGGTTTCCAGCCTGAATCAGGCTCAGACAGGCGACGTGGTGCTGTTCCACGGCTGCTGCCACAACCCAACCGGGATAGACCCAACGCTGGAACAGTGGGAACAGCTGGCAAAACTGTCCGTAGAGAAAGGCTGGTTACCGCTGTTTGACTTCGCCTACCAGGGCTTTGCTCGCGGTCTGGAAGAAGATGCTGAAGGCCTGCGCGCCTTTGCCGCCGTACATAAAGAACTGCTGGTTGCGAGTTCATTCTCGAAAAACTTTGGCCTGTACAACGAACGCGTGGGTGCCTGTACGCTCGTTTCTGCGGATTCAGAGACGGTCGACCGCGCATTTAGCCAGATGAAAGCGGTTATCCGCGCCAACTATTCTAACCCACCCGCTCACGGTGCTGCCGTGGTGGCAACGATCCTTAGCAATGACGCGCTGCGCGCCATCTGGGAGCAAGAGCTGACCGACATGCGCCAGCGCATTCAGCGTATGCGTCTGCTGTTCGTGAATACCCTCGCCGAGAAAGGTGCGGACCGCGATTTCAGCTTCATCACGAAGCAGAATGGCATGTTCTCCTTCAGCGGCCTGACCAAAGAACAGGTTCTGCGTCTGCGTGAAGAGTTTGGTGTTTATGCGGTTGCGTCCGGGCGAGTGAACGTCGCGGGCATGACGCCAGACAATATGGCCCCGCTGTGCGAAGCCATCGTCGCCGTGCTGTAA
- a CDS encoding MBL fold metallo-hydrolase: MNYRIIPVTAFAQNCSLIWCEQTKLAALVDPGGDAERIKQEVAAAGVTLMQILLTHGHLDHVGAAAELAQHYGVPVIGPEKEDEFWLQGLPAQSKMFGLEDCQPLTPDRWLNEDDTVSVGNVSLKVLHCPGHTPGHIVFFDAVSQLLISGDVIFKGGVGRSDFPRGDHGQLIDSIKRKLLPLGDAVSFIPGHGPMSTLGHERVHNPFLQDEMPVW; the protein is encoded by the coding sequence ATGAACTATCGTATTATTCCGGTTACGGCTTTCGCCCAGAACTGTTCACTTATCTGGTGTGAGCAGACCAAACTTGCCGCACTGGTGGATCCTGGCGGTGACGCTGAGCGTATCAAACAGGAAGTGGCCGCCGCAGGCGTGACGCTGATGCAGATTTTGCTGACCCATGGTCATCTTGATCATGTTGGCGCTGCTGCGGAGCTGGCACAACATTATGGTGTGCCGGTTATTGGACCGGAAAAAGAAGATGAGTTCTGGCTTCAGGGGCTGCCAGCGCAGAGCAAAATGTTCGGTCTTGAAGACTGTCAGCCGCTCACGCCAGACCGCTGGTTGAATGAAGACGATACCGTCAGCGTGGGTAACGTCAGCCTCAAAGTATTGCATTGTCCGGGCCATACACCGGGTCATATTGTCTTTTTCGATGCGGTTTCGCAGCTGCTGATTTCAGGCGATGTGATTTTCAAAGGTGGAGTAGGGCGCAGCGATTTCCCGCGTGGCGACCATGGGCAGCTTATCGATTCGATTAAGCGCAAATTGTTACCGCTCGGCGATGCCGTCAGCTTTATTCCAGGCCATGGGCCAATGTCAACGCTCGGTCATGAGCGTGTACATAATCCTTTCCTGCAGGACGAGATGCCTGTCTGGTAA
- a CDS encoding YcbK family protein — MDKFDANRRKLLALGGVALGAAAILPTPAFATLSTPRPRILTLNNLHTGESLKAEFFDGRGYIQDELARLNHFFRDYRANKMKSIDPKLFDHLYRLQGLLGTNKPVQLISGYRSLNTNDELRAHSRGVAKHSYHTKGQAMDFHIEGVSLSNIRKAALSMRAGGVGYYPRSNFVHIDTGPVRTW, encoded by the coding sequence ATGGACAAATTTGACGCTAATCGCCGCAAGTTGCTGGCGTTAGGTGGTGTTGCGCTCGGCGCAGCGGCCATCTTACCTACGCCCGCATTTGCTACCCTCTCGACACCACGCCCGCGTATTTTGACGCTCAATAACCTGCATACCGGTGAGTCGCTCAAGGCGGAGTTTTTCGATGGCAGAGGCTATATTCAGGATGAATTAGCAAGACTCAACCATTTTTTCCGTGACTATCGCGCGAATAAAATGAAATCCATCGATCCAAAACTTTTTGATCATCTGTACCGTCTTCAGGGACTGTTGGGGACCAACAAGCCCGTGCAGCTTATTTCCGGTTATCGTTCACTCAATACTAACGATGAGTTGCGCGCGCACAGCCGCGGTGTAGCGAAACACAGCTATCACACCAAAGGCCAGGCGATGGATTTTCATATTGAAGGGGTTTCGTTAAGCAATATTCGCAAAGCTGCGTTATCTATGCGCGCAGGTGGTGTAGGATATTACCCACGTAGTAACTTTGTGCATATTGATACCGGGCCGGTGAGGACCTGGTAA
- the ldtD gene encoding L,D-transpeptidase yields MSLDKSNGRRLSALSLCLMLAFAPLFSVQADEPELVPTDSSATLGDASQALAQSDGQAPAVAMMAGIQPLPEGAAAKSRADIQSLLPASYTPIYMNQLSALYAARQMKPMWENRDAVQAFQQQLAEVAIAGFQPQFTQWVELLTDPAVSGMARDVVLSDAMMGYLQFISSIPVQGNRWLYSDKPYTLSTPPLSVINQWQLALDNGQLPLFVAGLAPQHPQYEAMHQALLTQLTDSRPWPQLTSSAKLSPGQWSKDIPALREILQRTGMMDSTPNIALPGDNPVVSPSAVPAKKAKANSTAPAVYDRQLVEAVKRFQTWQGLGADGVIGQSTRDWLNVSPAQRAGVLALNIQRLRLLPGKLSTGIMVNIPAYSLVYYLDGNQVLASRVIVGRPDRKTPMMSSALNNVVVNPPWNVPSTLARKDILPKVVNDPGYLDRHGYTMMRGWNSKEAINPYQVDWSTITATNLPFRFQQAPGVHNSLGRYKFNMPSSDAIYLHDTPNHTLFQKDTRALSSGCVRVNKASELANMLLQDAGWNDTRISDALKQGNTRYVNIRQNIPVNLYYLTAFVGADGRAQYRTDIYNYDLTARSGAQILPKAEQLIR; encoded by the coding sequence ATGTCACTCGATAAATCTAATGGTCGTCGGCTGTCAGCGCTGAGTTTATGCCTGATGCTGGCATTTGCTCCGCTGTTTAGCGTTCAGGCCGACGAGCCTGAACTGGTACCAACAGACAGTTCAGCCACGCTGGGTGATGCGTCACAGGCGTTGGCGCAATCAGACGGCCAGGCACCAGCCGTTGCGATGATGGCTGGTATTCAACCGCTCCCTGAAGGGGCTGCGGCGAAAAGTCGGGCTGATATTCAGTCACTCTTGCCTGCCAGTTACACACCGATTTACATGAATCAGCTGTCTGCGCTGTATGCGGCGCGACAGATGAAACCCATGTGGGAAAACCGTGACGCGGTTCAGGCCTTTCAGCAGCAGCTTGCTGAAGTGGCTATCGCCGGTTTCCAGCCACAGTTTACTCAATGGGTCGAACTGCTCACCGATCCGGCCGTCAGCGGGATGGCGCGTGATGTTGTGCTGTCAGACGCCATGATGGGCTATCTCCAGTTCATCAGCAGCATTCCTGTGCAGGGCAACCGTTGGCTGTACAGCGATAAACCGTACACGTTATCTACGCCACCGTTGTCAGTGATCAACCAGTGGCAGTTGGCGCTGGATAACGGGCAGTTGCCGCTGTTTGTCGCAGGGCTGGCGCCGCAGCATCCGCAGTATGAGGCCATGCATCAGGCGTTGCTCACGCAACTGACCGATTCGCGTCCGTGGCCGCAGTTAACCAGCAGCGCCAAACTTTCTCCGGGACAGTGGAGCAAAGACATTCCTGCGCTGCGTGAAATTCTGCAGCGCACGGGGATGATGGACTCTACGCCTAATATTGCGCTGCCGGGAGATAACCCGGTGGTGAGTCCATCGGCGGTGCCTGCGAAGAAAGCCAAAGCCAATAGTACGGCTCCGGCGGTTTACGACCGACAGCTGGTGGAAGCCGTGAAACGTTTCCAGACCTGGCAAGGGCTGGGGGCTGATGGCGTTATCGGACAATCGACGCGCGACTGGCTGAACGTTAGCCCGGCACAGCGTGCGGGCGTGCTGGCACTCAATATTCAGCGTCTTCGCCTGTTACCGGGCAAGCTTTCCACCGGCATCATGGTGAATATTCCTGCCTATTCGTTGGTTTATTATCTTGATGGTAATCAGGTTTTAGCCTCACGGGTGATTGTCGGTCGTCCCGACCGTAAAACGCCGATGATGAGCAGTGCGTTAAATAACGTGGTGGTGAACCCGCCATGGAACGTGCCATCAACGCTTGCCCGCAAGGACATTCTACCGAAAGTCGTTAACGACCCCGGTTATCTGGACCGTCACGGTTACACCATGATGCGTGGCTGGAACAGTAAAGAAGCCATCAACCCTTATCAGGTCGACTGGTCGACCATTACAGCGACAAACCTGCCGTTCCGCTTCCAGCAGGCGCCGGGCGTACATAACTCATTGGGCCGCTATAAGTTCAACATGCCGAGCTCCGATGCGATTTATCTGCACGATACGCCTAACCACACGCTTTTCCAGAAGGACACTCGGGCGCTAAGCTCCGGCTGCGTGCGCGTCAATAAAGCGTCTGAATTGGCCAACATGCTGTTACAGGATGCAGGCTGGAACGACACACGGATCTCCGATGCGCTGAAACAGGGTAATACGCGATACGTGAATATTCGCCAGAATATCCCGGTCAATCTCTACTATCTGACGGCGTTTGTCGGCGCGGATGGTCGGGCGCAATATCGTACAGATATTTACAATTATGATCTCACCGCGCGATCTGGCGCACAAATTCTGCCAAAAGCTGAACAATTAATCAGGTAA
- the mukB gene encoding chromosome partition protein MukB, with translation MIERGKFRSLTLINWNGFFARTFDLDELVTTLSGGNGAGKSTTMAAFVTALIPDLTLLHFRNTTEAGATSGSRDKGLHGKLKAGVCYSMLDVINSRHQRVLVGVRLQQVAGRDRKVDIKPFAIQGLPMSFQPTELVTETLNDRQARVLTLQELKDKLEGMEGVQFKQFNSITDYHSLMFDLGVVARRLRSASDRSKYYRLIEASLYGGISSAITRSLRDYLLPENGGVRKAFQDMEAALRENRMTLEAIRVTQSDRDLFKHLISEATDYVAADYMRHSNERRVHLDKALEFRRELLSSRQQLAAEQFKHVDMARELQEHNGAEGDLEADYQAASDHLNLVQTALRQQEKIERYEADIDELQIRLEEQNEVVAEATEQQEENEGRAEAAELEVDELKSQLADYQQALDVQQTRAIQYNQAMQALQRAKELCHLPDLSPDSADEWLDTFKAKEQEATEKLLSLEQKMSVAQTAHSQFEQAYQLVAAINGPLGRDEAWEVARDLLREGLNQRHLAEQSTALRGRLNELEQRLREQQDAERLLAEFCKRQGRHIEIEDLEALHTELEERISSLSDSVSSASEHRMTLRQELEQLQSRTKTLLQRAPIWLAAQSSLTQLCEQSGEAFESSQDVTEFMQQLLEREREAIVERDEVGARKRAVDDEIERLSQPGGSEDPRLNALAERFGGVLLSEIYDDVSLEDAPYFSALYGPSRHGIVVPDLSLIAEQLEGLEDCPEDLYLIEGDPSSFDDSVFSVDELEKAVVVKVADRQWRYSRFPTLPLFGRAARENRIEALHAEREILSERFATLSFDVQKTQRLHQAFSRFIGSHLAVAFEADPEAEIRKLNTRRGELERALSNHENDNQQSRAQFEQAKEGVSQLNRLLPRLNLLADETLADRVDEIQERLDEAQEAARFIQQYGNQLAKLEPVVSVLQSDPEQYEQLKEDFAYSQQVQRDARQQAFALTEVVQRRAHFGYTDSAEMLNGNTDLNEKLRQRLEQAEGERTRAREALRNHAAQLSQYSQVMASLKSSYDTKKELLTDLHRELQDIGVRADSGAEERARSRRDELHTQLSNNRNRRNQLEKALTFCEAEMDNLTRKLRGLERNYLEMREQVVSAKAGWCAVMRLVKDNNVERRLHRRELAYLSADDLRSMSDKALGALRLAVADNEHLRDVLRMSEDPKRPERKIQFFVAVYQHLRERIRQDIIRTDDPVEAIEQMEIELGRLTEELTAREQKLAISSRSVANIIRKTIQREQNRIRQLNQGLQSVSFGQVNSVRLNVNVREAHSTLLEVLSEQHEQHQDLFNSNRLTFSEALAKLYQRLNPQIDMGQRTPQTIGEELLDYRNYLEMEVEVNRGSDGWLRAESGALSTGEAIGTGMSILVMVVQSWEDEARRLRGKDISPCRLLFLDEAARLDARSIATLFELCDRLEMQLIIAAPENISPEKGTTYKLVRKVFQNTEHVHVVGLRGFAPQLPEPLPGTADAS, from the coding sequence ATGATTGAACGCGGTAAATTTCGTTCATTAACCCTGATTAACTGGAACGGTTTTTTCGCCCGAACCTTTGATCTCGATGAACTGGTCACCACGCTTTCGGGCGGTAACGGTGCCGGTAAATCCACCACGATGGCGGCGTTCGTGACGGCGCTTATTCCCGATCTGACGTTGCTGCATTTCCGTAACACCACCGAAGCCGGTGCGACCAGCGGTTCCCGCGATAAAGGTCTGCACGGTAAGCTGAAAGCCGGTGTGTGTTATTCGATGCTTGACGTGATCAACTCGCGTCATCAGCGCGTGCTGGTGGGCGTGCGTCTGCAACAGGTTGCCGGGCGTGACCGCAAAGTGGATATCAAACCGTTTGCTATTCAGGGTTTGCCGATGTCCTTCCAGCCCACCGAGCTGGTGACTGAAACGCTGAATGACAGACAAGCGCGCGTATTGACCCTTCAGGAGCTGAAAGACAAGCTCGAAGGGATGGAAGGCGTGCAGTTCAAGCAGTTTAACTCCATCACCGATTACCACTCGCTGATGTTCGATTTGGGCGTTGTCGCCCGTCGCCTGCGTTCAGCGTCAGACCGTAGTAAATACTACCGTCTGATTGAAGCCTCGCTGTACGGCGGTATTTCCAGCGCCATTACCCGCTCGCTGCGCGACTATCTGTTGCCTGAAAACGGCGGCGTGCGTAAAGCGTTCCAGGATATGGAAGCGGCGCTGCGTGAAAACCGCATGACGCTGGAAGCGATTCGTGTCACTCAGTCGGACCGCGACCTGTTTAAGCATCTGATCTCCGAGGCCACAGACTACGTGGCGGCGGACTACATGCGCCATTCGAACGAACGTCGCGTGCATCTTGATAAAGCCCTCGAATTCCGTCGCGAGCTGCTGTCATCACGTCAGCAATTGGCCGCCGAGCAGTTCAAACACGTCGATATGGCGCGGGAACTGCAAGAGCACAACGGGGCTGAAGGCGATCTGGAAGCCGATTACCAGGCTGCCAGCGATCACCTGAACCTGGTTCAGACCGCGTTGCGTCAGCAGGAAAAAATCGAGCGCTATGAAGCGGATATCGACGAACTGCAGATCCGCCTCGAAGAACAAAATGAAGTGGTGGCCGAAGCCACCGAACAGCAAGAAGAAAACGAAGGCCGTGCTGAAGCCGCTGAGCTGGAAGTGGATGAACTGAAAAGCCAGCTGGCCGATTACCAGCAGGCGCTGGACGTGCAGCAAACGCGCGCCATTCAGTACAACCAGGCGATGCAGGCGTTACAGCGTGCGAAAGAGCTTTGCCATCTGCCGGATTTAAGCCCGGATAGCGCCGATGAGTGGCTCGATACTTTCAAAGCGAAAGAGCAGGAAGCCACGGAAAAACTGCTGTCACTCGAGCAGAAAATGAGCGTAGCGCAAACCGCGCACAGTCAGTTCGAGCAGGCATATCAGTTAGTCGCCGCCATCAATGGTCCACTGGGCCGTGATGAAGCGTGGGAAGTGGCCCGTGACCTGCTGCGTGAAGGCTTGAATCAGCGCCATCTGGCGGAGCAGTCTACCGCCCTGCGCGGGCGTCTGAACGAACTCGAACAGCGTCTGCGTGAACAGCAGGATGCCGAACGTCTGCTGGCCGAATTCTGCAAGCGTCAGGGTCGTCATATCGAGATTGAGGACCTGGAAGCGCTGCACACGGAGTTGGAAGAACGTATTTCTTCACTCTCCGACAGCGTCTCCTCCGCCAGCGAACACCGTATGACGCTGCGTCAGGAACTGGAACAGCTGCAAAGCCGCACCAAGACGCTGCTGCAACGCGCGCCAATTTGGCTTGCGGCGCAAAGCAGCCTGACCCAACTGTGCGAGCAAAGTGGGGAAGCCTTCGAGTCCAGCCAGGACGTTACCGAATTCATGCAGCAGTTGCTGGAGCGCGAGCGCGAAGCCATTGTTGAACGCGATGAAGTCGGCGCCCGTAAGCGTGCGGTAGATGATGAAATCGAACGTTTAAGCCAGCCAGGTGGCTCGGAAGACCCGCGCCTGAATGCGCTTGCCGAACGTTTTGGCGGCGTGCTGCTGTCAGAGATATACGACGACGTCAGCCTCGAAGATGCGCCGTACTTCTCCGCGTTGTACGGTCCGTCACGTCACGGGATCGTGGTCCCGGATCTGTCGCTGATCGCCGAACAGCTGGAAGGCCTGGAAGACTGTCCGGAAGATCTCTATCTCATCGAGGGGGATCCGTCGTCCTTTGATGACAGCGTGTTCAGCGTCGACGAGCTGGAAAAAGCGGTGGTTGTTAAAGTCGCGGATCGCCAGTGGCGTTATTCGCGTTTCCCAACGCTGCCGCTGTTTGGCCGTGCGGCGCGTGAAAACCGCATCGAAGCGCTGCATGCCGAGCGTGAAATTCTGTCTGAACGCTTTGCGACGCTGTCGTTTGATGTGCAGAAAACGCAACGTCTGCATCAGGCATTCAGCCGCTTTATCGGCAGCCATTTAGCCGTCGCGTTTGAAGCGGATCCGGAAGCGGAAATTCGCAAACTCAATACCCGTCGCGGTGAGCTGGAGCGTGCGCTCAGCAATCATGAAAATGATAACCAACAGAGCCGGGCGCAGTTTGAACAAGCAAAAGAGGGCGTTTCCCAACTTAACCGCCTGCTGCCGCGTCTGAATCTGTTGGCCGACGAAACCCTCGCCGACCGCGTGGATGAAATTCAGGAACGTCTGGATGAAGCACAGGAAGCCGCGCGCTTTATTCAGCAGTACGGTAATCAGCTGGCGAAACTTGAGCCGGTTGTGTCCGTTCTGCAGAGCGATCCGGAACAGTACGAACAGCTGAAAGAAGACTTTGCGTATTCTCAGCAAGTGCAGCGCGATGCGCGTCAGCAGGCGTTTGCCCTCACCGAAGTTGTGCAGCGCCGCGCGCACTTTGGTTACACCGACTCGGCTGAAATGTTGAACGGCAACACCGATCTGAACGAGAAGCTGCGCCAGCGTCTGGAACAGGCTGAAGGTGAACGTACCCGCGCCCGTGAAGCGCTGCGTAACCATGCGGCACAGCTCAGCCAGTACAGCCAGGTGATGGCGTCACTGAAAAGCTCCTACGACACCAAGAAAGAACTGCTGACCGATTTACATCGCGAACTGCAGGATATCGGCGTACGTGCCGACAGCGGGGCGGAAGAGCGAGCGCGTTCCCGTCGTGACGAGTTGCACACTCAGCTCTCCAATAACCGCAACCGTCGTAATCAGCTGGAGAAAGCACTGACCTTCTGCGAAGCGGAGATGGATAACCTGACCCGCAAACTGCGTGGCCTCGAGCGTAATTATCTCGAAATGCGAGAGCAGGTAGTCAGCGCGAAAGCGGGCTGGTGCGCGGTGATGCGTCTGGTGAAAGACAACAACGTCGAACGCCGACTGCACCGTCGCGAGCTGGCCTATCTGTCTGCTGACGACCTGCGTTCAATGTCGGATAAAGCGCTGGGTGCGCTGCGTCTGGCGGTGGCGGATAACGAACACCTGCGCGACGTGCTGCGCATGTCCGAAGATCCGAAGCGTCCTGAGCGTAAAATTCAGTTCTTCGTGGCGGTGTATCAGCATCTGCGTGAGCGTATTCGTCAGGATATTATTCGTACCGACGACCCGGTTGAAGCCATCGAACAGATGGAAATTGAGCTGGGCCGCCTGACGGAAGAACTGACGGCGCGTGAGCAGAAGCTGGCCATCAGCTCCCGTAGCGTGGCGAATATCATTCGCAAGACCATTCAGCGCGAGCAGAACCGTATTCGTCAGCTCAACCAGGGTCTGCAAAGCGTATCGTTCGGCCAGGTTAACAGCGTGCGTCTGAACGTCAACGTTCGCGAAGCGCACTCCACGCTGCTGGAAGTGCTTTCCGAGCAGCACGAACAGCATCAGGACTTGTTCAACAGCAACCGACTGACCTTCTCCGAAGCGCTGGCGAAGCTGTATCAGCGCCTGAACCCGCAGATTGATATGGGTCAGCGCACGCCGCAAACCATCGGTGAGGAGCTGCTGGACTACCGTAACTATCTCGAGATGGAAGTCGAAGTTAACCGTGGTTCTGACGGCTGGCTGCGTGCGGAATCGGGTGCGCTGTCGACCGGTGAAGCGATCGGTACCGGCATGTCAATTCTGGTGATGGTAGTGCAGAGCTGGGAAGATGAAGCGCGACGTCTGCGTGGCAAAGATATTTCGCCATGCCGACTGCTGTTCCTCGATGAAGCAGCTCGTCTGGATGCCCGTTCCATCGCCACGCTGTTCGAACTGTGTGACCGTCTGGAAATGCAGCTGATCATCGCGGCGCCGGAAAACATCAGTCCAGAAAAAGGCACGACCTATAAACTGGTGCGTAAAGTCTTCCAGAATACGGAACACGTTCACGTGGTCGGTCTGCGTGGTTTCGCGCCTCAGCTACCGGAACCGTTGCCGGGAACGGCGGATGCGTCTTAG
- the mukE gene encoding chromosome partition protein MukE: MSSTNIEHVMPVKLAQALANPLFPALDSALRSGRHIGLDELDNHAFLMDFQEYLEEFYTRYNVELIRAPEGFFYLRPRSTTLIPRSVLSEVDMMVGKILCYLYLSPERLANEGIFTQQELYDELMSLADEAKLLKLVNNRSTGSDLDRQKLQEKVRSSLNRLRRLGMVWFMGHDSSKFRITEAVFRFGADVRSGDDAREAQLRMIRDGEAMAIENRLQLNDENDDAQPDTDSGEEE, from the coding sequence ATGTCATCGACAAATATTGAACACGTGATGCCAGTTAAGCTGGCGCAGGCCCTGGCCAATCCGTTATTCCCGGCGCTGGATAGCGCCCTGCGTTCTGGCCGTCATATCGGTCTGGACGAGCTGGACAACCATGCTTTCCTGATGGATTTCCAGGAGTATCTGGAAGAGTTTTATACCCGCTATAACGTAGAGCTTATTCGTGCGCCGGAAGGTTTCTTCTATTTGCGCCCGCGCTCCACCACGCTCATTCCGCGTTCGGTGTTGTCCGAAGTGGACATGATGGTTGGCAAAATTCTCTGTTATCTCTACCTCAGCCCGGAACGTCTGGCGAATGAGGGGATTTTCACCCAGCAAGAATTGTACGACGAACTGATGAGCCTGGCGGACGAAGCCAAACTGCTGAAACTGGTGAATAACCGCTCGACCGGTTCGGATCTCGACAGACAAAAACTGCAGGAAAAAGTGCGTTCTTCACTGAACCGACTGCGCCGTCTCGGCATGGTGTGGTTTATGGGGCACGACAGCAGCAAATTCCGCATTACAGAGGCGGTTTTCCGCTTCGGCGCTGACGTCCGCTCTGGGGATGACGCCCGCGAAGCGCAGTTGCGCATGATCCGCGATGGTGAAGCGATGGCGATTGAAAACCGCCTGCAGCTCAATGACGAGAACGACGATGCGCAACCGGACACGGATAGCGGGGAGGAAGAATAA
- the mukF gene encoding chromosome partition protein MukF — protein sequence MSDFSQTVPELVAWARKNDFSISLPVDRLSFLMAVATLNGERLEGELTEGELIDAFRHVSDAFEQTSETISVRANNAINDMVRQRLLNRFTSEITEGNAIYRLTPLGIGITDYYIRQREFSTLRLSMQLSIVGGELKRAADAADEGGDEFHWHRNVYAPLKYSVAEIFDSIDLTQRLMDEQQQSVKDDIAQLLNKDWRAAISSCEMLLSETSGTLRELQDTLEAAGDKLQANLLRIQDSTMTYDDLHFVDRLVFDLQSKLDRIVSWGQQAIDLWIGYDRHVHKFIRTAIDMDKNRVFAQRLRVSVQNYFDAPWALTHANADRLFDMRDEEMMLLDEEVTGELPPDLEFEEFNEIREQLAALIEEQLVIYKNKGLPLDLGLVVREYLAQYPRARHFDVARIVVDQAVRLGVAQADFTGLSPKWQPINDYGAKVQAHVIDKY from the coding sequence ATGAGTGATTTTTCCCAGACAGTCCCCGAACTGGTTGCCTGGGCCAGAAAAAATGATTTTTCGATCTCGTTGCCGGTCGACAGGCTTTCGTTCCTGATGGCCGTAGCAACGCTGAATGGCGAACGGCTTGAAGGCGAGCTTACCGAAGGTGAGCTGATTGATGCTTTCCGTCACGTCAGTGATGCGTTTGAGCAAACCAGCGAAACCATCAGCGTGCGCGCGAACAACGCGATCAACGATATGGTGCGTCAACGTCTGCTGAACCGCTTTACCAGCGAAATCACCGAAGGCAACGCCATCTACCGTCTGACGCCACTTGGCATCGGGATTACCGACTACTATATCCGCCAGCGTGAGTTCTCAACGCTGCGCCTGTCGATGCAGTTGTCTATCGTCGGTGGCGAGCTGAAGCGTGCGGCTGATGCAGCCGATGAAGGCGGCGATGAGTTTCACTGGCACCGTAACGTCTACGCGCCATTGAAATATTCCGTCGCGGAAATCTTTGACAGCATCGACCTTACGCAGCGTCTGATGGACGAACAGCAGCAGTCGGTCAAAGACGATATCGCGCAGCTGTTAAATAAAGACTGGCGGGCGGCGATTTCCAGCTGTGAAATGCTGCTGTCAGAAACCTCCGGCACTCTGCGCGAATTGCAGGATACGCTGGAAGCCGCGGGCGACAAGCTGCAGGCCAACCTGTTGCGCATTCAGGATTCCACCATGACTTACGACGATCTTCATTTCGTCGACCGTCTGGTGTTCGACCTGCAAAGTAAACTCGATCGCATTGTCAGCTGGGGCCAACAGGCCATCGACCTGTGGATTGGCTACGACAGGCACGTGCATAAATTTATCCGTACCGCTATCGATATGGATAAAAACCGCGTCTTCGCCCAGCGTCTGCGTGTTTCAGTACAGAACTACTTCGATGCGCCGTGGGCGCTGACCCACGCGAACGCCGACCGTCTGTTTGATATGCGTGACGAAGAGATGATGCTGCTTGACGAAGAGGTGACCGGGGAACTTCCGCCGGACCTCGAATTCGAAGAGTTTAACGAAATCCGTGAACAGCTGGCGGCGCTTATCGAAGAGCAGCTGGTTATCTACAAAAATAAAGGACTGCCGCTCGATTTGGGCCTGGTGGTGCGGGAATATCTCGCACAATACCCGCGCGCCCGTCACTTCGACGTTGCGCGGATCGTGGTCGATCAGGCCGTTCGTCTGGGCGTAGCACAAGCAGATTTCACCGGACTGTCGCCGAAGTGGCAGCCGATTAATGATTACGGAGCCAAGGTACAGGCACATGTCATCGACAAATATTGA